The following proteins are co-located in the Vigna angularis cultivar LongXiaoDou No.4 chromosome 2, ASM1680809v1, whole genome shotgun sequence genome:
- the LOC108319041 gene encoding REF/SRPP-like protein At1g67360, protein MAKTELEVTVDRKNKDLKHLGFVRIAAIQTFVFVSNLYEYAKQNSGPLRSPVGTVENTVTTVLGPVCNKFKGFPDDVLVFVDKKVDEATQKFDEHAPPVAKHLANLAKSLIQKVANEAGKVAGEAQSGGPRAAVHYVATESKHFVLINSVKLWNGLDHYPPFHALAEMAVPTAAHWSEKYNHVIKAMTQKGYCFIGYLPLIPIDEIAKAFKQCQGNLKGDDAAYVQKSSESSSDSD, encoded by the exons ATGGCCAAGACCGAG TTGGAGGTAACGGTTGACAGGAAGAATAAAGACCTAAAGCACCTGGGGTTTGTGAGGATTGCTGCTATTCAAACCTTTGTGTTTGTGTCAAATCTGTATGAGTACGCAAAGCAAAATTCTGGGCCTTTGAGATCTCCTGTTGGAACGGTGGAAAACACTGTAACCACCGTTCTTGGTCCAGTATGCAACAAGTTCAAGGGCTTCCCTGATGATGTCCTGGTTTTCGTTGACAaaaag GTGGATGAAGCTACACAGAAGTTCGATGAGCATGCTCCTCCCGTTGCTAAGCACCTCGCGAATCTTGCAAAAAGTTTGATTCAGAAAGTGGCAAACGAGGCAGGGAAAGTTGCTGGTGAAGCTCAATCTGGGGGGCCAAGAGCAGCTGTGCATTATGTGGCTACAGAGTCAAAGCATTTTGTGTTGATAAATTCAGTTAAGTTGTGGAATGGACTCGACCATTATCCACCATTCCATGCATTGGCAGAGATGGCAGTTCCCACTGCTGCTCACTGGTCAGAGAAGTACAaccatgtgatcaaggccatgacTCAAAAGGGTTACTGTTTTATTGGGTATCTACCGTTGATTCCCATTGATGAGATTGCGAAGGCATTTAAACAGTGTCAGGGGAACTTGAAAGGAGATGATGCAGCCTATGTTCAAAAGAGCTCAGAATCATCATCTGATTCTGATTAA